From the Desulfocurvus vexinensis DSM 17965 genome, the window AACCTTTTGGCGCTCAACGCGGCCATCGAGGCCGCGCGCGCGGGCGACGCGGGCCGGGGCTTCGCCGTGGTGGCCGACGAGGTGCGCAAGCTGGCCGAAAAGACCATGACCGCCACCCAGGAAGTGCGCCAGGCCATCACCACCATCCAGCAGTCGTCCAAGGATGCCGTGGCCTCCATGGACCGCACCGGCGGGCAGGTGGCCGAGTCCACCGAGCTGTCCACCCGCGCCGGGCAGGCCCTGGAGCAGGTCATGACGGGCATCGAGGCCGTGGTGGACCGCGTGCAGCAGATCGCGCGGGCCGCAGGCGAGCAGTCCGCCCTGGCCGAGAGCATTTCGGGCAGCGTGGAGGAGATCGCCGACATCGCCCGCGACGCCGACGAAGGCGCCACCCAGCAGGCCTACGCCACGCGCGAGATCGCCACCCTGTCCGCCGACCTGCTGCGCGTGGCCCAGGGCGGCCCGGGTACGGACCAGGACGCGGGCGCGGTCCTGGTGGCGGGGCTGCCCGTGCCCGGCGCCCTGCCCGGGCTGGTGCGCGACCTGCTGCGCGACACCCTGGGGGCCGAAGGCCTGCGGGCCGTGCACAAGGAGCTGGACGCCGCCCCGGACGGCCAGGCCCCCGCCGCCCTGCTGCGGCACATGGCCGACCTGGGCGCGGCCCGGGGCGGCCCCGCCGCGCCCCAGCTGCTGCGCCAGCTCGGCCAGCGCGCCGCGCGCGACCTCGAAAAACGCCAGCCCGCCCTGTTCAAGGGCCGCGACCTGCGGGCCTTCCTGCTCGCCCTGGCCGACATCCACGCCCAGGGGGCGGCGGACAGCCCCGGGGCCCGGCCCCCGCGCATCACCTGCGAGGACAAGGGCGCGGTGCTGTTCATGAACTACGCCGCGCCCCAGGGGCTGACCGAGGTGTTCCAGGGCTTCGTGGAAGGCGCGGCGGCCCTGCTGGGCCCCGGGGCCACGGTGACCGCCAGGCCCCTGGACGCGCAGACCGCGCGGGCCGAAGTGCGCTTCGCCCGGCCCAGGCGCTGAGGCCCCGGGAACCCGGCGCCGGGGGCTTGCCTCGGGCGCCGCGCGAGACTACTATACTGTTTGAAGCGGCGCCCGCCGCCGCCCCCAGGCCCGCCTCCAGGACGGAAGGCCGGACCGCGCAGGCCCCCGGGACGGGGCGCCCCGCGCGAGCCACCGCAACCGGGTGCCCGCCCCAGGGCCCCGGAGGACGCCATGGGCATCCGCCCCACGGCACACGCCGCCACAGGCCTTGGCGCCTACCAGGAAGCCCTGCGCACCCAGCGCATGGAGCAGAGCGCCGCGCGCCTGGCCCAGGCCCTGCGCGCCGACGGCGCCCGGGCCACGGTGCGCACCCGCTCCGTGGGCTTCTCCCTGGGCAGCCTGGGCATCGACCTGACCACCCGCGACGTGGAGCTGGCCGAACCCGTGGCGCCGACCCTGGCCGGACGCTCCTTCCCCGACGCCCTGGACGCCGCCGCCCTGCTGGGCGAAACCGGCGCCGGGCAGGCCCGGGCCCAGGCCGCCCCCACCCCGGACGAAACCCTTGGCGCCGACCGGACCCTGGCCCGGCGCCGGGCCCTGGAAGCCTACGCCCAGGCCGCCCTGGCCCAGTTCCAGCCCCTGCCAGGCCGCCTGGGCAGCGTGTAGCCGCGCGCCCCGGAGCCCCCGCCCCGGCGGCGCAGAACGCAACCACCTCGCAACACCCCCGCCCCGCCCACCGGCAAGCCCGCGCCCCGGGCTGGCCCGGCGCTTGAAAAACACCCGGGCTGCACCAGGGAATCACTTCCTCACCCTTCCGAACCCACCGGTTCAGACGTTCGGGAAGAGTGCGCGCAGGACGCGAAAAATCCAGGCCGCGCAGTGTCCCGGCAGACACACGCAATCTGGATTGTTTCACTGCCGCAGCAGTTCGCCGTTTTCGGGCGGCCTAGAACAGGCCCTGGACCGTCTCCAGGCTGGCCGCCGGGCCCCAGGAGCCCGCCGCGTAGCCGTGCAGCGCCGGGGCGCCCTGGGCGCCGCAGGCCTCGCAGCGCTCCAGCACGGGCGTGAGGAACCCCCAGCACTGCTCCACCGCGTCCTGGCGCCAAAAAAGCATCTGGTCGCCGAGCATGCAGTCCAGCAGCACCTTTTCGTAGGCGTCCAGGGCGCGGGCCGGGGCGTGGGCGGCGTCGAAGTCGAAGCGCATGGTCGCCGGTTGCAGGCACAGCCGCGCCCCGGGCAGCTTGGCCTGCACGGCCAGCGACACGGCGTTGCCGGGGTGGATGTCCAGGATCAGGCGGTTGGCGCCGATGTCCTCGCCCAGGATGTGCCGGAACAGGGAATGCGGCACCTCGCGGAAGCGGACCACGATGCGCGTGAGCTTCTCGCGCAGGGCCTTGCCCGAAACGAGGTGGAACGGCACGCCCTGCCAGCGCCAGTTGTCCACCCACAGGCGCATGGCCGCGAAGGTCGGGGTGGTAGAATCCGGCGCCACCCCGGGCTCCTGGCGGTAGCCCGGGGCCGCCGCCCCGCCCGCCGCGCCCGGGCCGTACTGCCCAAGGACCAGGTCCGCGTCCAGCCGGTCGGGGTCGAAGGGCCGCAGGGCGCGGTAGACCTTGGCCTTCTCGTCGCGCACGGCCTCGGCGTCGAAGGCCGGGGGCGGCTCCATGGCCACCAGGGCCAAAAGCTGCATCATGTGGTTCTGGAACATGTCGCGCAGCACGCCGGAGTGCTCGTAGTAGCCCGCGCGGTGGCCCACGCCCAGGGTCTCCATGGCCGCGCAGGTCACGGACTCCACGTAGCGCCGGTTCCACAAGGGCTCGAACACGGCGTTGGCGAAGCGCAGCAGCAGGATGTTCTGCACCGTCTCCTTGGCCAGATAGTGGTCGATGCGAAAGATCTGCTGCTCGGCGAAGTGCTCGTGCAGGGCGGCGTCCAGGGCCCGGGCGCTGCCCAGGTCGCGCCCGAAGGGCTTTTCGACCACGATACGCGAAAACCCGCGCCCCTGGCGGGCCAGCCCCGCCGCGCCCAGGTTGCGCGCCAGGTCGGCGTAGACCGTGGGCGGGGTGGCCAGATAAAAGAGGCGGTTGCCCCCCGTGCCCAGGCGCGCGTCCAGTTCGTCCAGCCGGGCGGCCAGGGCCGCGCAGCCCCCGGGGTCGGCGTAGTCCAGGGGCTGGTAGAACAGGCGCGGGGCCAGGGCCGCCCAGGCGTCCTGGTCCAGCCGCCCGGCGCGCTCCAGGGCCCGGCGCGCGTGCTCGCGGAAGGCCTCGTCGCTCCAGGGCGTGCGCGCGGCGCCGACCACGGCCAGCCCCCCGGGCAGGGCGCCGTGGCGGTGCAGGTCGTACAGGGCGGGCAGGATCATGCGCGCCGCCAGGTCGCCCGAGGCCCCGAAGATGACCACCGTGCAGGGCGCGGGGCGCGGGGGCAGCAGGCAGGACGGCCCGCCGCCCGGGGGCGCGGCTTCGAAGGCCGCAGGCGGCACAGGGCCGGGGGCGGCGCCCGGGCTCACGGCTGCTCCTCCCCGGGCCTGCGCACGGCGTGCCCGCCGAACTCGCCCCGCAGGGCCGCCAGCAGGCGGTCGGCAA encodes:
- a CDS encoding methyl-accepting chemotaxis protein encodes the protein NLLALNAAIEAARAGDAGRGFAVVADEVRKLAEKTMTATQEVRQAITTIQQSSKDAVASMDRTGGQVAESTELSTRAGQALEQVMTGIEAVVDRVQQIARAAGEQSALAESISGSVEEIADIARDADEGATQQAYATREIATLSADLLRVAQGGPGTDQDAGAVLVAGLPVPGALPGLVRDLLRDTLGAEGLRAVHKELDAAPDGQAPAALLRHMADLGAARGGPAAPQLLRQLGQRAARDLEKRQPALFKGRDLRAFLLALADIHAQGAADSPGARPPRITCEDKGAVLFMNYAAPQGLTEVFQGFVEGAAALLGPGATVTARPLDAQTARAEVRFARPRR
- the zwf gene encoding glucose-6-phosphate dehydrogenase, encoding MSPGAAPGPVPPAAFEAAPPGGGPSCLLPPRPAPCTVVIFGASGDLAARMILPALYDLHRHGALPGGLAVVGAARTPWSDEAFREHARRALERAGRLDQDAWAALAPRLFYQPLDYADPGGCAALAARLDELDARLGTGGNRLFYLATPPTVYADLARNLGAAGLARQGRGFSRIVVEKPFGRDLGSARALDAALHEHFAEQQIFRIDHYLAKETVQNILLLRFANAVFEPLWNRRYVESVTCAAMETLGVGHRAGYYEHSGVLRDMFQNHMMQLLALVAMEPPPAFDAEAVRDEKAKVYRALRPFDPDRLDADLVLGQYGPGAAGGAAAPGYRQEPGVAPDSTTPTFAAMRLWVDNWRWQGVPFHLVSGKALREKLTRIVVRFREVPHSLFRHILGEDIGANRLILDIHPGNAVSLAVQAKLPGARLCLQPATMRFDFDAAHAPARALDAYEKVLLDCMLGDQMLFWRQDAVEQCWGFLTPVLERCEACGAQGAPALHGYAAGSWGPAASLETVQGLF